The Poriferisphaera corsica DNA segment TGGAGGTTCGAGTCCTCCCGGGCCCGTATAAAACCTCGCAAGCAATGCTTGTGAGGTTTTTTCATGTACAAGTTGAATGAAGAATGAGGAAATAAAAAAAGCCTCGTTTAATACGAGGCTTTGGAGATTGAATATTCGGGTGTTTTATGATGTTGACTGAACAGCAAGGCCATACTTATTGATGGCAAACTCAACGGGCGATACGACACGGTGATCGGTACGCTCGATTTCAGCAACTGCTTCTAATGCTTCGAAAACACGCTCACATGCAGTCGCATAGTCCGTGTCGGTAAGCTCTGCGATAAGACGCGTGCTTCGATCGACCAACTTCTTATTTGACGCTTGAACACACGTCATCCAGTTACTTGTGACACGTCCAGCGAGAGCCATGGTTGCCGTCGAGACCGTGTTCATAACAATTTTGATGGCAACGCGTTTCCAAAGATTGAGTGGAGATTGCGGCGTTTTCGTTTTGATATAGAAGTATTTACTAACAGCATCACCCAGATCAATTGGCGATTCACCGATGCTGATAATGCCAGTCTCTTTATATTGAGCGGCCATTTTGTTGAAGCCATCAAGGAAGCCTTCGTTCTTGATGTAGCTTTCTTCACAATCTGCCGTCACCATTACAAAAGCATTTGCTTCAGTTTCGGTACGAGATGGCGTATCTTCAATTCCGATCTGGAATTTGTAAAGTTCATCGCAATCGAGCTTGGGTGGATTTGCGGTGATATGCTCAGGTGCATTAATACTGGCATAAACATCTGAGGTCCAGTTAAGGCAGCGTGGATTGCGGCCTAACAAACGGAACCACGTATCTTTGGTCGAAAGCATTGTGTGCTTTACGAAAGCCCAAGAGACTGCAGATTCATTATCATCACATTTACGGAAAGGTGGCAACGAGAATGTCGGGGCCCGTTCGGTGGTGTCTGTGAGAATATCGATAAGGAATCTGTTAGAAGCGTATGTAACACGCCCAGATGCAGCGTAAATATCGTTTTCGAATTCAACGAAATCACAGAGATTTTTCAGATTGTCATCACTATTAAATTGATGAAGGAGATTGCGGAATATATCAGCTCCTTCTGCAATCATTGGTTCGACAATACCCAAACCTGCAAGTTGTTCTTTTGAAATATGATCACTGAGATATTTATAGAGTGCGGCTTCAAGCGCAGAACCCACGATCATCAATTCAGATGTTGTGGCTTGCATACGTGTTGAGCCGGCGATGGCCATAGGACCTGTTGCGAGATCAAGGCATGTTATGTCTGGTGACTCAATAACTTCACGCGACCTTTTCACATGCTTACAAAGTACATCTGAAAGATTGTTATAGACGAAGAATACGTTTGCACCAACGTCTACACCCTGCCAAGCGGTACCAATGACAAATGATGTTTCCCCGCCTTCAGTGATTGCGACGACAACATCGTCTTCAGCAACTCCCACACCTTTGATTTGATGACGACCAAAATCTGGGAAATCTTCAAAACCTTCAATAGATTTAATCAAAGCATAGTCGCCGCCAGCCATCACGCTGAAGGTGATGTCTTCACGGTTAGGCAATGCGTTATTTGCCTTATGCAGCTTGCTTCCGAAATCTTGCCAGAACGTGCGCCACATTGAATCTAGTTGAATGCTAAGACGACCTGTCGCACCACAACCGGTAAAAATGATTTTTTTACCTTCGGTGATAGCCTTATACATCGCCGATTTAAGCTGGTTAAATTCAGTACTTACAAGCAGTTTATCTACCATTGGCGGAAGATCATCCTCAACTGAGAGGAGTTGTTTCATCCCTGAGGTGATGTCGGCTTGCAGGTTCATACTTAG contains these protein-coding regions:
- a CDS encoding N-acetylmuramic acid 6-phosphate etherase family protein; amino-acid sequence: MPSVQEQAAHFVAHETAFHLGALHTEQPHAKTIGLSMNLQADITSGMKQLLSVEDDLPPMVDKLLVSTEFNQLKSAMYKAITEGKKIIFTGCGATGRLSIQLDSMWRTFWQDFGSKLHKANNALPNREDITFSVMAGGDYALIKSIEGFEDFPDFGRHQIKGVGVAEDDVVVAITEGGETSFVIGTAWQGVDVGANVFFVYNNLSDVLCKHVKRSREVIESPDITCLDLATGPMAIAGSTRMQATTSELMIVGSALEAALYKYLSDHISKEQLAGLGIVEPMIAEGADIFRNLLHQFNSDDNLKNLCDFVEFENDIYAASGRVTYASNRFLIDILTDTTERAPTFSLPPFRKCDDNESAVSWAFVKHTMLSTKDTWFRLLGRNPRCLNWTSDVYASINAPEHITANPPKLDCDELYKFQIGIEDTPSRTETEANAFVMVTADCEESYIKNEGFLDGFNKMAAQYKETGIISIGESPIDLGDAVSKYFYIKTKTPQSPLNLWKRVAIKIVMNTVSTATMALAGRVTSNWMTCVQASNKKLVDRSTRLIAELTDTDYATACERVFEALEAVAEIERTDHRVVSPVEFAINKYGLAVQSTS